GCGCAGGGTGGCATTGCCGCCGTGATGGCACCCGATGACTCCTTTGACCTACACATCGCCGACACCCTTCAGGCCGGTGCCGGGCTGTGTGACGAGCCAGCCGTGCGCTTTCTGGTCGAACAGGCTCCCCGCTGTATCCAGACATTGATCGAGTTAGGGGTTGCCTTCGATCGCAACGAGGGACAGCTGGCCATGACCCTAGAAGCAGCCCATTCCCGGCGACGGGTACTTCATGCCGCCGATACAACCGGGCGAGCCGTGGTGAGCATCCTAGCGACCCACGTACTGAATCGGCCCAATGTTCAGGTCATCTCGCCAGGGTTTGTGTTAGATCTCTGGCTAACGCCCGAGCGATCGCGCTGTCAGGGAGTCTGTCTGCTTTGGCAAGATCACCTCCATTGGCTCCAGGCAACGGCGGTCATCCTGGCAACCGGCGGGGGGGGACAAGTGTTTGTCCAAACCACGAATCCCGCTTCCGCGACGGGGGATGGGGTCGCGATCGCGTGGCGAGCGGGTGCCATTTTGCGGAATTTGGAATTTGTCCAATTTCACCCCACAGCACTGACGAAAGCAGGGGCACCCCGTTTTTTGATTAGCGAAGCCGTTCGGGGAGAAGGTGCCCATCTCATCGATAAGACCGGCGAGCGCTTTGTCTTTCGCTACCATCCTGCTGGCGAACTCGCCCCCCGTGATGTCGTGAGTCGGGCCATTTTTCAACACCTACAGGAACAATGGGCACAACCCAGCAGGGAATCCCCCCCCCACGTTTGGCTGGACCTACGCCCGATCGCGCCCGATCGCCTTCAACATCGCTTTCCCAACATTATCCAGGTCTGTCAATCCTGGGGCATTGATGTGTTCCGGGAACCGATTCCTGTTGCCCCTGCGGCCCACTACTGGATGGGTGGTGTGGCCACGGATCTGGACTGCCGAACCTCTATCCCAGGCTTGTATGCGATCGGGGAGGTGGCCAACACGGGTGTACACGGAGCCAATCGGCTAGCGAGTAACTCATTACTGGAATGTATTGTGTTTGCTGATCGCCTACGGGAGTGGCAGCAGGAAAAAGGGAAAAGGGAAAAGGAAAAAAGTGGGGTGGGTATTGCACCTGTTAATAACGCTGGGGCAGCTACCCAAACGCCTTCTGCCGCCTCTTTTCTCTCTTCTCTTGCCTCTGATTGCCCCCTCCTCACCCACTTCCGCCAACAAATCCCCCAACTGGTGTGGCAAAGTGCCGGCATCTGTCGCGATCGCGCCCCCCTAGTAACCGCGATTGAACAGGTTATTCAGTGGCGGACACAGTATCAGCAGTTGGCCATGAGTCAGGCGTTGGGCAGACTACAACCAGCGGAATCTGTCGCCCTAGCGGTGGGAGCAGGGGAAGTGGTCCGGCTATGGGCCGAAGTGGGTAATCTGCTGGATGTGGCTTATCTGTTACTCAAAAGCGCTCTGTTTCGCACCGAAAGTCGGGGGGGACACTATCGGGTTGATTTTCCTAAAACAGATCCGAGCTGGCAGGTCCATACGATCATCCAAGGGCAACAGTGGTCTACAGCCCCGGTTCTGAGCGCGAATCAGGTTGGCGAAACGTCACCGTCGGCGAATCGAGTACCGCCACAATTTCCTGGGGAGTAAGTTGGGAGGGGGTATTCCAACCCGAACCCCCGACGGTACGCCGTCCTCCCCACCCTTCCGCATCCCGACGCTTGGCCTGCTCAGCCAGCGTCAACCGCTCAAAAAGACCAGCCGTAAAGTCGAGCTGGACTTTACCAGGATGGCGCGGCAGACAACCAAGGGTATATTGGTTCCCCCCCACTTTATGGTCCCGCAGGAGCAACGTTTCCGGACGGAGGGCGTTAAGTGGGCGCAGGCTTGCGATCGCCTGATAAAAAGAGCGCGGATCAATCGGATAAGCACTATTGCGCACATCACACACGGCAAACTCACCCGTCGCAGTGGGAATGAACTGGACCCGGCCTTCCTTGAGGAGATAACGAGCATTGGCCGCGATCGTGTCCCAGTAGCGATCGGCTTCCCCCTGTTCCCCCGGCCAAGGACGTTGCCCAAGGGCAGCGGCGATCAGAGCCTGGGTCCCCTGAGCAAAGGCGGCAGAGGTATACTGCTCCCACTGGGCCAGATTCCAAGTTTTGCGATCAGGGGGTAGCCCCAGGCTACCGACCAGATTAGCCGCGCTAAATTTCAGGGCAGCTCCAGCTTTAGCCGCGAATTCGGCCCAAGCGGACAGGTCATCCGGCACCATCAGGTGATCACAATCCCAGGCAATCGCCCGCAGGCGATCGTGCACATCCCCTTGCAAGATGGCAGCGGGCAGTTGCACCCAAGCAGCGGCACAGCAGGCATCGGCATCAACCTGGGTGGTGACAAAGCAGGGCGGCTGATCGGTTGCATAGGTTTGCAGCAAGCTGGGTTCGCGGCGGGGCATTTCATCAATTTGAATATCGGCCCCATTGGGACGGTGATGATCCCAGTGCAGATCAGTCGATCGCGGCTCCCAACCAGGAACCGTCCCATCCACCATGATGATCTGGTGGTCAGTGGGAATATGGGTGTGGTCAGTGGTGACAAGGTAACGCATAGGGACGGTCACATCGCGTCTGCGCGGGAGAAGGGCAAGTAGCTATTCATATTTATTTATTCTCTTCTTTTTTTATTTTCTTTTATTTCTCCAAGATATAGTTATTTCAGATTAGAAAGAGATGTCTAAGCCCCTCTCCCCCTGTAGGAGAGGGGTTGGGGGTGAGGGGGCTGTTTCAGTCTCATAACTATAAGCCATTCAGATGCCTTGCTGGGCAAACTGCGTCGTTCCTATAGCATCTCCCCTAGAGCATAGCCCAGACCGGCTCCGCCGCCGAACCACAGTATTCTCTGGCAGCCAACTGGATCGCTGCTGAGGCTGCCCAGCCTACTATCCCCTACCGGGGGCAAGCCCGGACATAGGCTTGGGTCAGGGGTTCAATGCCGGTAATGGCTGTGCCGACGACGATCGCCGTCGCCCCCAGGGCAAATGCTTGCTGGGCTTGTGCCGGGGTGCTAATGCCCCCTTCACAAATCACAGGTATCGACAGCGTTTGCACCAGTACCCGCAGGAGATCAAATCCAGGCGGGGTTTGGTCCTGGGTTTGGGCCGTGTAACCGTAGAGTGTCGTTCCCACCAGATCCACCCCGGCCTCAACCGCCGCCACCGCTGCCGCTAAGCTGTCCACATCAGCCATGACTAACTTACCCAGTTGCTCATGAATATGGGTGGTCAGCGATCGCACCGTTTCGCCATTGGGACGGGGGCGCAGGGTGGCATCAATGGCAATGATGTCGGCACCGGCAGCGGCGATCGCCTGGGCATGATGAAACTGGGGGGTAATATACACATCAAATCCAGGCAGTGACTGCTTCCACAGACCAATGATGGGGATTTCAGGTAACCGCCATCGCACCTGACGCACATGCTCTGGTGTATCGATGCGTACCCCCACGGCCCCTTGACGCACCGCTGCTTGGGCCATCGCGGCAATCACGCGGGCATCATGCAGGGGAGAATCTACGGGTGCCTGACAGGAAACAATCAGACCGTGGTGCAAGGCGGCAGCGAGAGCACCGTGTGGCAAACGCGCCGTTGACGATGGCAGGAGATCAGACATACCGGGTCGTTAAAAATTGAGTTAACGTAACAATGAGTTAACGTAACAAAAGGTAGCGGGAGGGCTAAAGAAAGTCTGAGAATGTCACAATCGGTAGCAACGCTAGCAGGCAGACAGGGACGAGAACCGGTAAGAACGCCAATACGATTCTTTAAGGATGCTAAGGATGCTAGGGTGGGATGATGGAAAGCCTAGAGCCATACTATCGCGTACTGGGATTGGAACCGGGAGCCTCCGCGGAGGAAGTTAACGAGGCCTATAAAGATTTGGTGTTCATCTGGCATCCCGATCGCCTGCCCAAGGATAATCCCCGCCTGCAACAAAAGGCCCACGCCAAGTTGAAGGAGATTAACCAGGCACGGGATAAATTGCGATCGCACCAGACGAGCAAGGCTAGCAGCCAAAATCGTCAGCATGGTCGTTCGCACAGCGTCTCCAAAGGGGAATCAGCCCATACGGCATCTAGCCATAGTCCCCAGGGACAGCGATCGGCGTCGGCTCAACCGCGTAAGCAGTATCACTCAACCTACACAGGCAACTACTACAACTCCTACCGCCAAACCACCTGGCAGCAACCGCCACGCCCCCCAGCCGGTACCAACCCCTCTGGTGCAGCCGCCAGTTCCTCGCAGCCAGACCCACAGGCGCCGCATGGACGGGCTAATGCATCAACCTATGGCCCATCAACCAACGCCTCCCCTCATGCGTCTAGTACGTCCCCCAATGGGGGAGTGAGCACAGGAACCTCTGCCAAGGGTCCCTCACCCCCGAATGCCCCTCCCCAGGGGGGCAATGGGCAGGAACACCGATCACCTACCCCCGGTTACGAGGCTCGTCAAGCAGCGCCGCCCCGTCCGCGATCGCGGCCCCAACCCCCCGATCTGAGTGGGGCCGACCTTCAGGGGGTTGATTGGCGCGAAAAGTATCTGGAGGGGCGCAACCTCAGTCATGCTAATCTTAGTCACGCCAACCTCAGTGATGCCTTTCTGCATCGCATTAATCTGAGTGGTGCCAACTTGTTCCAGGCCAACCTCTTCCGGGCTAACTTACTAGAAGCTGATTTGAGCCAGGCCAATCTGCAAGAGGCTAACCTGATTGGGGCTGACTTGAGTGGCGCTGATCTACGGGGAGCTAACTTCAGAGGCGCCAAGGTGGGGGTGTCGGGACGGCTGATGGTGAAGCTGACGGGGGCCAAATTACAAGGAGCCATCCTTCCGGATGGGTCAGTGCATGGTTAACCATTGAGCCGTTAACCATTGAGCCAATGATTATGTGAATGATTAAGTTACAACCCTTGCCTTAATCATAAAGAGCCGTTTTACAGGGGTATCGTCAATCCAAATAAGAACAATACAGTTTTTGACTCCCCTCTCCCGTCCTGGGAGAGGGGTTGGGGGTGAGGGTGCCGTTTCAGCCTAAATTGTAATGACTATAAGATGGGTGTCTCCCACGGGTGCGACCCTATCCCATCCCCCGCCAACGGGGAGCCGGGGGGTTAGGAGCAGGGGGGGCGTGATCGTGGGTAATGATTGAGTCGTGGGAATGATGGAGTTATTCAATCCCCAATTCTTTCTTGAGGGTTTCCGCTAACAAATCATCTGCCTCTAACCGTTCCGGATTACCGGGGCCTACATATTCTTCAACCAGGGTCAACAATTCTGCCTCACTGAAGGGTTTACTGAGGTAGTTCGTGGCCCCCGCCATACGGGCTTTGATGCGATCGATTAACCCTTCTTTGCCCGTCAGCATGACGATCGGGATATGTTTAAATGCAGTTGAACTTCGCAGCATCGTACACAGTTCATAGCCATCCAGTTCCGGCATGGCAATGTCACACAGGATGAGATCAGGTTTAAGTTGGAAGACCAGACTGAGGGCACGCAGGGGGCTGGCAATAGCCGTTGCTTCATAACCCCGCTTACTGAGGATTTGTTCCACTGCTTTGCCCACTGCCACCCCATCGTCGATATAGAGAATCCGGGGCACCTTATCCGAGGGGGGTAGGGCGAGCGGGGAGGGTCCCCCCTTGAGATCGGCAGTGGTGGGGTAGACCAGTTGGATCGACCCCTGGAGCACATAGGGATAAATCGCCCGTGCCACGGCCAGAATATCGCGGTTGAGATAGCGAGCCATCTGGCGAATGGAGGTGTGCCCATCCATCCAACGGCCTAAGGTGCTGTACAAATTCGCGGGTAAAACCTCATCCAGTGACTGGCCATCCGCAGGGACGGGACATTGGGTGGGGAACTGGATGTGGGGATAGAATTGCTTCCACTCCTGCACCTGAGTCATCGTTTCCCGCACAAGGGAACCCACTTCCAACGTGGTCAACTGGGGTGAGAGGGGCGCACCCAATTCAAACACAAAGGTTCCCTGGTGGAGACTCAGTAGATCAAACAAGGTCTCCCGTATGAGGCCCCGAACAATTTTGCGGGCCTGATCAGGCGTCAGGATGCGGTGTTCGAGTAAGGCCCACAGGTAGTCATATTCCGGAACGTGGTTGGGTGCGCCAGCAGGGACCTTGATATCGCTGGGGATTTCGGTGATATTGTAGGCCCGCAAATAATCTTGCAGACGGGTCAGCATTTCGTCCGGGTGGGTGGCATAGACAGCATGACCATTGTTGAAAAAGACAAACCACGATCGCTGGACTTGGCCCCGGCCAGCCAGGAAATTGGCATGGGAACCCCCATCCGTACTCCAGGGGGGAAGAGTGAGTGTTTCAACATACAACTCACCCGTGCGTTGCCCTAACTCAATGAGTTGCAGGATGCTGCGGATGTCAATCTCGTTAAGGTGTCCCTGCATGCAGTTTGTGCATTTCTGCGAATGCCGTCTAATCCTATCTAGCTTAGCTTACCCAATGTCTTCGGTCTTGGTTACGGCTAATCCAATTCTATCCGGCTTCTCTACCTGGTCTCCTGATACACTGCCAAAACACTTGCCACCTGCATGTCCCTGCTGCCGTTGCTTCACCTGTCTGAATGACCCCATTTGATCCACCAGACGAACCAAACCGATCCGCCAAACCGATCCCCAAAATAGGCTAAGCTGACAGATCGGTAGTTTGCCCCAATTTTCTCTCGATTCACCCCTATGAGCCAGCCCTATCGCATTACCCTTCTGCCTGGAGACGGCATTGGTCCAGAAATTATGGCGGTTGCCGTGGCGGTTCTCCAGTGTGTGGCGGCACAGGAGGGACTACAGTTTGAGTTTCAAGAGGCCCTCGTCGGGGGAGCGGCGATCGATGCGACGGGGGAACCCCTACCTGCCGCTACCCTGGAACAATGTCGCCAGAGTGATGCCGTCTTGCTAGCGGCGATCGGCGGTTATAAGTGGGATACCCTCCCCCGCCCCCAGCGTCCAGAAACGGGCTTATTGGCCCTACGGGCCGGGATGGAACTCTTTGCGAATTTGCGTCCGGCAACCATTCTGCCCCAACTGATTGATGCCTCCTCCTTGAAGCCGGAGGTGGTAGCAGGGGTCGATATCATGGTGGTGCGGGAACTGACTGGGGGGATTTATTTCGGCCAACCCAAGGGGATTTTTGCCACGGAGACTGGTGAGAAACGGGGGGTCAATACAATGGCCTACACTGAATCGGAAATCGATCGCATTGGCCGGGTAGCGTTTGAAACTGCCCGCAAACGCCGGGGAAAGCTGTGCTCGGTCGATAAGGCGAATGTCCTAGAGGTCTCGCAACTCTGGCGCGATCGCATCACAGCCCTTGCCAGCGAATACCCCGATGTGGAATTAACTCACTTATATGTGGACAATGCGGCGATGCAACTGGTGCGCTGGCCGAAGCAATTTGACACCATTGTGACGGGTAACCTCTTCGGTGACATTCTCTCCGATGTGGCCGCCATGCTGACCGGCAGTATTGGGATGTTGCCGTCGGCCAGCCTAGGGGCATCTGGCCCAGGATTGTTTGAACCGGTGCATGGCTCCGCCCCAGATATTGCGGGTCAAGATAAGGCGAATCCCCTGGCTCAAGTCTTGAGTGCCGCGATGATGTTGCGCTATGGTCTGAATCAACCCCAAGCCGCCCAACGCATTGAACAGGCCGTATTAACCGTGCTGGATCAAGGGCTGCGCACGGCGGATCTGGCTCCCCCCGGTGCACCGGTTGTGGGTTGTCGGGCAATGGGCGAGGCCTTGCTGCAAGCCCTAGCCAGCGATGCGCCAGCCCAGACATGACGCAAACCTCTGTCCATCGCCGATAGCCCAGCCAAGAGAGTGCCCCTAGGTGCAACTCACCCGTAGGGGATTCCGGTTATCGCACAGTCAGAGATATGGTCAATCCAAATAAGAACGATACAGTTTTTCACTCCCCTCTCCCGCTCTGGGAGAGGGGCTGGGGGTGAGGGGGCTGTTTCAGCCTAAATTGCAATGACTATAAAAATCCCTAACCGGTGCCCCCAGGTA
This DNA window, taken from Trichothermofontia sichuanensis B231, encodes the following:
- the nadB gene encoding L-aspartate oxidase, giving the protein MNLPRSQSPAVAPCRLSLDNPFDVIIVGGGAAGLYAALCLPSQLRVALIAKEPLPISASDWAQGGIAAVMAPDDSFDLHIADTLQAGAGLCDEPAVRFLVEQAPRCIQTLIELGVAFDRNEGQLAMTLEAAHSRRRVLHAADTTGRAVVSILATHVLNRPNVQVISPGFVLDLWLTPERSRCQGVCLLWQDHLHWLQATAVILATGGGGQVFVQTTNPASATGDGVAIAWRAGAILRNLEFVQFHPTALTKAGAPRFLISEAVRGEGAHLIDKTGERFVFRYHPAGELAPRDVVSRAIFQHLQEQWAQPSRESPPHVWLDLRPIAPDRLQHRFPNIIQVCQSWGIDVFREPIPVAPAAHYWMGGVATDLDCRTSIPGLYAIGEVANTGVHGANRLASNSLLECIVFADRLREWQQEKGKREKEKSGVGIAPVNNAGAATQTPSAASFLSSLASDCPLLTHFRQQIPQLVWQSAGICRDRAPLVTAIEQVIQWRTQYQQLAMSQALGRLQPAESVALAVGAGEVVRLWAEVGNLLDVAYLLLKSALFRTESRGGHYRVDFPKTDPSWQVHTIIQGQQWSTAPVLSANQVGETSPSANRVPPQFPGE
- a CDS encoding N-acetylmannosamine-6-phosphate 2-epimerase, whose translation is MSDLLPSSTARLPHGALAAALHHGLIVSCQAPVDSPLHDARVIAAMAQAAVRQGAVGVRIDTPEHVRQVRWRLPEIPIIGLWKQSLPGFDVYITPQFHHAQAIAAAGADIIAIDATLRPRPNGETVRSLTTHIHEQLGKLVMADVDSLAAAVAAVEAGVDLVGTTLYGYTAQTQDQTPPGFDLLRVLVQTLSIPVICEGGISTPAQAQQAFALGATAIVVGTAITGIEPLTQAYVRACPR
- a CDS encoding pentapeptide repeat-containing protein encodes the protein MMESLEPYYRVLGLEPGASAEEVNEAYKDLVFIWHPDRLPKDNPRLQQKAHAKLKEINQARDKLRSHQTSKASSQNRQHGRSHSVSKGESAHTASSHSPQGQRSASAQPRKQYHSTYTGNYYNSYRQTTWQQPPRPPAGTNPSGAAASSSQPDPQAPHGRANASTYGPSTNASPHASSTSPNGGVSTGTSAKGPSPPNAPPQGGNGQEHRSPTPGYEARQAAPPRPRSRPQPPDLSGADLQGVDWREKYLEGRNLSHANLSHANLSDAFLHRINLSGANLFQANLFRANLLEADLSQANLQEANLIGADLSGADLRGANFRGAKVGVSGRLMVKLTGAKLQGAILPDGSVHG
- a CDS encoding response regulator yields the protein MQGHLNEIDIRSILQLIELGQRTGELYVETLTLPPWSTDGGSHANFLAGRGQVQRSWFVFFNNGHAVYATHPDEMLTRLQDYLRAYNITEIPSDIKVPAGAPNHVPEYDYLWALLEHRILTPDQARKIVRGLIRETLFDLLSLHQGTFVFELGAPLSPQLTTLEVGSLVRETMTQVQEWKQFYPHIQFPTQCPVPADGQSLDEVLPANLYSTLGRWMDGHTSIRQMARYLNRDILAVARAIYPYVLQGSIQLVYPTTADLKGGPSPLALPPSDKVPRILYIDDGVAVGKAVEQILSKRGYEATAIASPLRALSLVFQLKPDLILCDIAMPELDGYELCTMLRSSTAFKHIPIVMLTGKEGLIDRIKARMAGATNYLSKPFSEAELLTLVEEYVGPGNPERLEADDLLAETLKKELGIE
- the leuB gene encoding 3-isopropylmalate dehydrogenase, giving the protein MSQPYRITLLPGDGIGPEIMAVAVAVLQCVAAQEGLQFEFQEALVGGAAIDATGEPLPAATLEQCRQSDAVLLAAIGGYKWDTLPRPQRPETGLLALRAGMELFANLRPATILPQLIDASSLKPEVVAGVDIMVVRELTGGIYFGQPKGIFATETGEKRGVNTMAYTESEIDRIGRVAFETARKRRGKLCSVDKANVLEVSQLWRDRITALASEYPDVELTHLYVDNAAMQLVRWPKQFDTIVTGNLFGDILSDVAAMLTGSIGMLPSASLGASGPGLFEPVHGSAPDIAGQDKANPLAQVLSAAMMLRYGLNQPQAAQRIEQAVLTVLDQGLRTADLAPPGAPVVGCRAMGEALLQALASDAPAQT